The following proteins come from a genomic window of Gossypium raimondii isolate GPD5lz chromosome 5, ASM2569854v1, whole genome shotgun sequence:
- the LOC105769707 gene encoding 11-beta-hydroxysteroid dehydrogenase B gives MMDLVTSFLNLVVPPATMMMLAFSWPALCFINACEWVYNTLYTIEDMDGKVVIITGASSGIGEQIAYEYAKRRANLVLVARREQRLRAISEKARYLGANSAIVIAADVVKEDDCRRFINETVNFYGRVDHLVNAASLGHTFYFDEVTDSSVFPILLDINFWGNVYPTFVALPYLHQSNGRVIVNASVENWLPLPRMSLYAAAKAALVNFYETLRLEVNNDVGITIATHGWIGGEMTRGKFMLEEGAEMQWKEERELQASGGPVEEFARLIVSGACRGDAYVKYPSWHDTFLLFRVFAPNVLNWSFRLLLSTHGTRRTSMVGVGKPISEGGSGRYLMETTSPRKLPAGPITFSKT, from the exons ATGATGGACTTAGTGACTTCGTTTCTGAACTTAGTGGTGCCCCCTGCCACCATGATGATGCTGGCCTTTTCATGGCCAGCCTTGTGCTTTATCAATGCATGTGAATGGGTTTACAACACCTTATATACTATTGAGGATATGGATGGCAAAGTTGTCATAATCACCGGTGCTTCTTCTGGTATTGGAGAG CAAATTGCATATGAATATGCAAAGCGGAGGGCCAATCTTGTGTTGGTTGCGAGGAGAGAACAACGGCTTCGAGCAATTAGTGAGAAAGCCAGATATCTTGGCGCAAACAGTGCCATTGTAATTGCTGCAGATGTTGTTAAGGAAGATGATTGTAGGAGATTTATTAATGAAACGGTAAACTTCTATGGGCGTG TGGATCATCTGGTGAATGCGGCGAGTTTGGGACATACCTTCTACTTCGATGAAGTTACAGACTCCTCAGTGTTTCCTATTTTGTTG GACATAAACTTTTGGGGAAATGTTTATCCTACATTTGTCGCTCTTCCATACCTACATCAGAGTAATGGCCGAGTCATTGTGAATGCATCGGTGGAGAACTGGTTACCGTTACCAAGAATGAGTTTGTATGCT GCTGCAAAAGCTGCTCTTGTGAATTTCTATGAGACCCTCAGACTTGAAGTAAATAATGATGTTGGGATAACGATTGCTACACATGGATGGATAGGAGGCGAAATGACAAGAGGAAAGTTTATGCTTGAAGAGGGAGCCGAGATGCAATGGAAGGAAGAACGAGAA CTACAAGCAAGTGGTGGACCTGTAGAAGAATTTGCGAGGCTGATTGTTTCAGGGGCATGCCGGGGCGATGCTTATGTCAAGTACCCGAGTTGGCACGACACATTCCTCCTCTTTAGGGTATTCGCACCCAATGTACTTAACTGGAGTTTCCGACTCCTGCTGTCGACTCATGGTACAAGAAGAACATCCATGGTGGGTGTCGGGAAACCGATATCCGAAGGTGGCTCAGGCAGGTATTTAATGGAGACCACTTCTCCTAGGAAGCTTCCTGCTGGTCCGATAACCTTTTCGAAGACGTAG
- the LOC105771234 gene encoding probable calcium-binding protein CML44: protein MQYHTFQTRNTKLQKLQHLKKLMVGRNMSGTALSKKDLQRIFEKLDKNEDGLVSLEELNCLLDGIGVQFSLQELEPLVGKPCLNMHEFLSFCDSISNHSVNGDIIEEEEEEDDDDDDEDDLAKAFEVFDLNGDGFISCEELESVLGRLGLWDANSGKDCRSMICFYDTNFDGMVDFQEFKTMMLRNISS, encoded by the coding sequence ATGCAGTATCATACGTTCCAAACCAGAAACACTAAATTACAAAAGCTACAGCATTTGAAGAAGTTAATGGTCGGTAGAAACATGTCAGGTACAGCCCTTAGCAAGAAGGATCTACAACGTATATTCGAGAAGCTGGACAAGAATGAGGATGGCTTGGTTAGCCTGGAAGAACTCAATTGCCTACTGGACGGAATCGGGGTCCAGTTTAGCCTCCAGGAGCTGGAGCCATTAGTGGGAAAGCCATGTCTGAACATGCATGAATTCTTGTCCTTCTGCGATTCCATCTCCAACCACAGCGTTAATGGCGACAtcattgaagaagaagaagaagaagatgatgatgatgatgatgaagatgaccTGGCCAAGGCTTTCGAGGTGTTCGACTTGAATGGGGATGGGTTCATTTCATGCGAAGAGCTGGAAAGCGTGTTGGGAAGGCTTGGGTTGTGGGATGCAAACAGTGGCAAAGATTGCAGGAGCATGATTTGCTTCTACGACACCAACTTTGACGGCATGGTTGATTTTCAAGAGTTCAAAACCATGATGTTGCGCAACATATCTTCCTAG